The DNA window tacaaaactgaaaaagaaaagaatcaagatgtTGCagtgacccagtcaaagtccagacctccacCAGACTGAAATACAGTGACGGGACCGCAAGAGAGCTGTAGATGaacgaatgcctgcaaacctcgataaactgaagcaacactgtaaagaagagtgggcccaAATTCCTCCTCatcaatgtgagagactgataaagttatTGCTGCAAAGGCGGTTCTACACGCTGCTGAATCATGGTTGGActacacagagtcctgtgaaaactttttccCATGACTGTTAGTTCTTTGGAAGCCACACAGTGTGACACGGCTCTAATATACTTGCAAAGGACATCAGGTATGATGCATGTAAACTTTACAATGATAATACCTACTGAAAAAAGGACAAGGTGCACAGCTGGTATTCCTCCACAGTTTATATCCACGTTATGTCACTTCATGTTTGCAGCAGTTATAAAAGCTGGAGGCCACAATGTACAAACTTCTGCTTTCTGCTACGACTCAactacattttcttctttctttctttcttttttttttttgcacgtaGCACCTCACTCTGTCttgggtttgatttgtttttcactCGTGCTGGTGCAGCTTCTTTTCATGCTGCATTCTTATTGGTTGTTTAGAAGACATGGGCCATAGCTACAGTCACGCTGAGAGATAGTTGTGTTAAATTTATGTTTTCAGAATTTTGAACCTCTCTCGCTGTGTGATGTAGGAGTGTCATTTTGGTGCCACATAGGATAGTATTTTTCACACCAGAGACGGCCTAAAATCCTAAAGTTTCCCAGCTGTTCACCTTATGGGTCAACATgggttggggtggctgtggctcaggaggtgtAGCAGCTCATCTACTAAtcgaaaggttggtggtttgatgcctggctcctccagtctgtgtgccaaagtatccttgggcaagatactgatgTGTTCAGAGTGTCCGAATGtttgatagaaagcacttaaatgtAGAAAGTATGTGTGAGAATGagacgtgttgtataaagcactttgagtgctcctGTGGCCCATTTACCAAAACAAAGTATAAACACTCTGTGTTGGAGGACAGACCTGGTCTCCTGAAATGGTATTCCACAGCAGGAATAGCCAACAGAATAAATTTGGCAAATTTTGTGACATAAAACTAAAATCTTTTCAACAGAAACGTTCACTCACTGTGAGACACTGAATATTTCCACCCATTGTGTTTGTATGTACAACTGTGGCCAGCACAAAGCGATTAAAGTCTCCTTTCCTGTAGGTTGAGCCGGGCTCCacgtgtgctgtgtttggactgGGAGCTGTGGGTTTGGCTGCAGTCATGGGCTGCAAGGCTGCAGGAGCCAAAAGGATTATTGCCGTTGACATCAACCCAGAGAAAGCAGAGAAGGCCAAGGTGTTTGGAGCCACTGACTTTGTGAACCCCAAGGATCACGATAAACCCATCAGTGAAGTGCTGACTGAGATGACCAACGgaggagtggactactctgtgGAATGTGTCGGGAATGTGCAAGTCATGGTATTCTAGTGTGATCTGAGAATAGAAGAACATGCTTATCCCTAAGTTTTAGTCAACCAAGCATGCATGTTTTTTCTAGCAGCAGGTATTGAAGAAACTCCTTGATAGTGTATTCCTGTGGATACAGATCCACTGACTGTGCTCTTTCTCCATCTAGCGCAGTGCTTTGGAGTCTTCTGCACAAGGTTGGGGTGTCAGCGTGATTGTTGGATGGACCACCTTGCATGACATAGCTATCCAACCCGTTCACCTGATCTCTGGACGTACGTGGAAGGGCTCCCTGTTTGGAGGTGAGACAAGTATAACCATAATCACTGGCCAATGAATCACTAATGGCTTATGTTTGCTACACTTTTACCTTCTTTACAACTTCTGGATATGAttcctatttttattttgtgattcAGGATTTAAGAGTAAGGATGGTGTCCCCAAGATGGTTAAAGCCTACCTGGACAAGAAGTTGAAACTGGATGAGTTCATCACTCATAATATGACTTTGGATCAAGCCAATGATGCCATTGAACTGATGAAGAACTGCAAATGGTAGATTTACCTTTTATGACTCATCAGCAACACAGAAAAgttattaatatgaaaaaagtctcaattcttttctctctttctttccacAGCATCCGGGCGGTCATGAGTGTTTCTCCACAATAACATTTACTCCAGCAGTGTGTCACTGCAAtcagttaaaattaaaaaaaaaatcagtgaatcaCTCAGTGGAGGTTCATATGAATTCATataagcaaaattaaaaatgtcattgtGTTTATGgattaataaaatgttataaaacaGACGGGTCTcgtttgttttctcattttattgttttttatgtcCACAGTATTGTCTGCCATGCCACTAAATGCCTTTCATTAAAGTCTGTATGAAGGGTTTGTAGCTCAGATTTACACAGAGCAGCCTGATAATATAAATGTTTGCTTTGCTTGGCGGGCTGTGTTGTAATTATTCTGCTAGGATAGAAGCCACGGTTTGCCCCTCAGCAGTCCTTCTGTCACTTTCTTGTAGAATTTGTGATAAGCGAGAGGATATTGCAACGATTTCTGTCAATTCAAGTGGCAAAGCCAGCCCACACGTGCCTACCTCTATGGCTTGGCTGATACAACCACTACACGGTAAATGTTGATGCCAAGCAGCAATGCCACCttaaattaatgaatgaatcacTGCGTCTGCTAAATACCAGAAGGTGTTTTCTGGTGTTTGCATGGATCTGAGTGGCACAGATCCatgttttaggattttttttcctcccttgcTGCTCTTCATCACTTTTCTGCCTTCCTGTTAGCAACCCTGACGAGCCACTCCCACTTGCCTTGGAGTTTTCCTGCCACCTGAAAACCCCTGGCCTACCCTCCCCCTACTGACTTCACATCTATTATCTCTCTAGTACATGTACACCAATTAGCCACAACATTACAAGATAAAGCACACGATGCAATGAAAACCTTTGGCTCTGGCTTTCATGTGGATGCTGCTGTGTCACATTCACAGGATGGCGACATGCACCAACCAGCTCAGCACTGCTGCAGATGAGGCAGACACCCAGGCAGCACTCCAACAGCAGAAGCCTCCACTGCTTAGGAAAGGCTCAAGAAACATGATAAACAGTCCAGAGCTTTGATCCAGCCTCCAAACTATCCAAATCCCAATCTGATCAAACATCCACTCAATACGCTGGAACAGCACACATCCACATAATCCACACACATAGGAAATCAAAGGGTCCACTGTTTAAGTCATAGGTCATAGATATTCTGGCAATAAAGCAGATGTGCGCAACAGTAGGGAGTGAGTTTCAATGATTcggctgatcagtgggaacagtGCGAGTCATTTGCTGTACTTTTTTAGCTATGATGTTTTTTAGCTGCTTCGCTGGActtctctgtgtttctgctgcttgtatgtCTGTTTCTATCAGTGCCTCAGCCAAGTAAAAGTCTGTGGTAATTTTTAACATAGACTGTCCAGTCTGAAGTTAACAACAGCAGCTTCTGAAGTCTCCACCACGCCCTTCTCATTAGGAATGACTTCCCTTCTGattgtttgctttcattttatttcagttagtcTGGAaacatcaccaaaaaaaaatgcaaacttttcttgcatattttcaAACATTTCAGAAGCAAGTGAGTCAACCCATCCAGATCTAAATGCATACACAGTGTAGTCATACTGTATGTCTCAGAAAAGGTGCAGTCTTTCTGTATCCCTGTCAGATGACAAACTCTGGCAGTTATTGCCTTAAAGTAAACATaaactgaacagcagcaggTTTATGGCCCAACAGTCTGTACAGATGAGGTGGATGAGGTTTCTAAATATGCTATTGATGCAAAAACAATTTACAGGTTCAGGAACGCTGGAGGCATGCATTCTATTCACAATTAGAACTTTATTAAAATACaagtacaggtgctggtcataaaattagaatatcatgaaaaagttgatttatttcagtaattccaatttaaaagtgaaacttgtatattatgttcattcattacacacagactgatatatttcaaatgtttatttcttttaattttgatgattttaactGACAGCTAattaaaaccccaaattcagcatCTCagaaaaattagaatattactccAGACCAacacaaaaaaggatttttagaaatgttggccaactgaaaagtatgaacatgaaaagtatgagcatgtacagcactcagtacttagttggagctccttttgcctggattactgcagcaatgcggcgtggcgtggagtccatcagtctgtggcactgctcaggtgttatgagagcccaggttgctctgatagtggccttcagctcttctgaattgttgggtttggtgtatcacatcttcctcttcacaatagcccaaagattttctatggggttaaaggtcaggccagtttgctggccaattaagaacagggataccatggtccttaaagcaggtactggtagctttggcactgtgtgcaggtgccaagtcctgtaggaaaatgaaatctgcatctccataaagttggtcagcagcaggaagcatgaagtgctctaaaacttcctggtagatggctgcgttgacctttgacctcagaaaacacagtggaccaacaccagcagatgacatggcaccccaaaccatcaccgactgtggaaactttacactggacctcagccaacatggattctgtgcctctcctctcttcctccagactctgggaccttgaaaGCTGAAACCCacgtctgcatacgtctgtgctggtggttcttgaagcactgactccagctgcagtccactctttgttaatctccccacatttttgaatgggttttgttccacaatcctctccagggtgcagttatccctgttgcttGTGCACTTTTTTCTaacacatcttttccttcccttcacctctctattaatgtgcttggacacagagctctgtgaacagccagcctctttagcaatgacctttgtgtcttgccctccttgtgcgaggtgtcaaaggtcatcttttggacagctgtcaagtcagcagtcttccccatgattgtgtagcctacagaactagactgagagaccatttaaaggcctttgcaggtgtttggagttaattagctgattagagtgcggcaccaggtgtcttcaatattgaaccttttcacaatattctaattttctgagatactgaatttgggcttttcattagttgtcagttataatcatcaaaattaaaagaaacaaacatttgaaatatatcagtttgtgtgtaatgaatgaatataatatacaagtttaactttttgaatggaattactgaaataaatcaactttttcatgatattctaattttaggACCAGCACCCATAGTGTTGTCAATCTAAAAAGagggaaataaattaaaaaaaaatctgatgttaCAGGAGCTAGAGAGCTTATAAAATGTATAACATAGCCTGCCAGGAATTAAAATATGCAGCAGACACTCAAACCATTAAACAAGCTGTAACTTAAACTGCAAGAAACCTCTTTAAACCTGTCACAGGGCAAAGATCAAGTTTCAAGCAAATAAAGCAACTGGCAGTGCACACCAGATAAAACAAGCTGAACTGGCTCTGCATTCAAAACTGGGTCTTATTCTGAAGCTTAGATTGTTGCAGTGGGTCGTGTCTCATATTAAACCTCCTCAAAAACCTGCATCTTAAGGAAGGAGCTAAAAAAGTGAGGCACATCTGTGTTGTTGAAAACTGGACCACAGCTTCCATAATCCTTCCTTAAAGGCCTGGTGAATGTGAGGCCCCTGACACACAGAGACCGGCCCAATTCCAGTTTACCCCCTACAGCCTCTCACTGTGCACTTTCACTCAGTTTGCACATTGGCACAAGGGTCCACCACACAAGGTGCTATTCCAAACCAAATAATGTCGAATCTTtagatttgttgttgttgatataATTActaataataaatttaaaaaaaaacaattaatgcatttaaagcatttaagcaccttgaggcgactgatgttatgatttggtgctatatgaataaaattaaattgaattgaatctgacAGGAGCTTTAATTGCCAAAAATGTTACAGTTGGAAAAAGGTGATGTCATATAAAGAAACATGAACTGACTAGAAGTAAATTATTACTTCTTAAATGAACTGCGTATTATTGCCGATTATTACCATTATGGTAATGACTGAAACTACAGCAAGTACATTGTTATTGTTTAGAAAGTTTCACAGTGATATGACTGTTAAATTATTATGTTTTCCCATTTCCTACCATATGGAACAATGCTGAAGACCTTAAAACTATGAAAtaatgtgcatttatttatgtattactAATCATGCAGATAGGAGAAACTGTTTTAAATCCAAAGGAGCCGCTGTTTGCCTGGACCACAGTTTTGCACACTCTTGTTATAGCTTAACATTCATATGTGTGCTGGTTTTTGATTAACAGGAGTGTCCTGCCAAAAGTTAATTTTTCCCCTATGTAATGAGTTAAAATTTCAAACAAGCTGCATCATTCTGAGGTAACTTTGGTGTATGAGGACAAAAACCTGTTTAAATTACTGCAGTGAACCATATTAAGCCAAGTCCTATTAAGCTGTCAGAGACAGGTGAACAATTATGCCTGTAATAAATTATATGAGTTAAAGCAGAGCATACTTATTGTTTCCACagaatattcatattttttgtcaaagaaatgtttgaaaagGCTCATTTTATCCACCTTTATCATGAGGACTCTTTCAAATAGGATCCAAACACACTCActtgccactttattaggtacttAGGCTGCTATCATACCAGGTTG is part of the Archocentrus centrarchus isolate MPI-CPG fArcCen1 chromosome 22, fArcCen1, whole genome shotgun sequence genome and encodes:
- the LOC115772484 gene encoding alcohol dehydrogenase 1-like, with the translated sequence MATAGKVIKCKAAVAWEPNKPVVIEEIEVAPPQANEVRIKIVATAVCHSDLYHLFEGMNKDGFPTVLGHEAAGIVESVGPGVTEFQPGDKVIPIFLSQCQECHLCKNPKTNQCAVAWTRIHQETMSAVESRFTCKGKRVLQFMGTSTFSEYTVVHQMAVAKIDPAAPLDKVCLVGCGISTGYGAAVNTAKVEPGSTCAVFGLGAVGLAAVMGCKAAGAKRIIAVDINPEKAEKAKVFGATDFVNPKDHDKPISEVLTEMTNGGVDYSVECVGNVQVMRSALESSAQGWGVSVIVGWTTLHDIAIQPVHLISGRTWKGSLFGGFKSKDGVPKMVKAYLDKKLKLDEFITHNMTLDQANDAIELMKNCKCIRAVMSVSPQ